One window of the Primulina eburnea isolate SZY01 chromosome 18, ASM2296580v1, whole genome shotgun sequence genome contains the following:
- the LOC140820126 gene encoding dof zinc finger protein DOF5.4-like, whose protein sequence is MQDFHSIGVGGGGGRFFGGGGGDRRLRVHGHILAQQALKCPRCDSLNTKFCYYNNYNLSQPRHFCKACRRYWTKGGVLRSVPVGGSCRKTKRSKSKSGVGDGSRERKSKAQSPSSTDSSSLTAGTPSSAAASAVAEEGSALSAAASDSAKKYGFSGAIFYDANLSTNPNFDDHDRQAPLKNHHPTSTDGQIFTEIESFDGLMTSLDNTASMIGFSMADIPTTSYDRMHPGPEADEFKMQDTDSNGLTAALDWGSYGGDQCLFDLTAALDPSYWSQPQWSDSDHSLPYLP, encoded by the coding sequence atgCAAGATTTTCACTCCATCGGAGTTGGAGGTGGCGGCGGGAGGTTTTTCGGCGGCGGAGGTGGGGACCGGAGGCTGCGAGTGCACGGCCACATCTTGGCACAGCAGGCCTTGAAGTGTCCTCGCTGCGATTCGCTTAATACCAAGTTTTGCTATTATAATAACTACAATCTCTCCCAGCCGCGGCATTTCTGTAAGGCCTGCCGCCGTTACTGGACCAAAGGCGGAGTGCTCCGCAGCGTTCCTGTCGGCGGTAGCTGCCGGAAGACCAAGCGTTCGAAGTCTAAAAGCGGCGTGGGGGATGGGTCGAGAGAACGCAAATCGAAAGCTCAGAGTCCGAGCAGTACAGATAGCTCCAGCCTCACCGCCGGTACACCTTCCTCCGCCGCAGCCTCTGCCGTGGCGGAGGAAGGATCGGCACTGAGCGCTGCTGCATCGGACTCTGCGAAGAAGTACGGTTTCTCAGGTGCGATATTCTACGACGCGAATCTTTCTACGAACCCTAACTTCGATGATCACGACCGCCAGGCGCCGTTGAAGAACCACCACCCCACCTCCACCGACGGCCAGATATTCACTGAGATCGAGAGTTTCGACGGACTCATGACTTCCTTGGATAATACGGCGAGCATGATCGGGTTCAGCATGGCCGACATTCCCACCACGTCGTATGACAGAATGCATCCAGGTCCAGAGGCAGACGAGTTCAAGATGCAGGACACGGACAGCAACGGACTGACGGCGGCGCTGGATTGGGGGAGCTACGGCGGAGATCAATGCCTGTTTGATCTAACGGCTGCCCTTGATCCTTCTTACTGGAGTCAACCCCAGTGGAGTGACAGTGACCATTCCCTACCTTACCTCCCATAA
- the LOC140819263 gene encoding uncharacterized protein, with protein sequence MVGRRGSRRVNSASSRPQRGPEPSHVEARQEQPRQETRTEQPRHETRVEQTRPNENVGNLTLEQLGQFIARTVDEAMRRNQESMSAGERAHRQEHEENVEVHQSRVGSRAPVPKRGSPFSLAILEERLPPNFRQSNVGEYDGHTDPEEHLGRFENAALLHQYSDGVRCRVFLGTLVRSAQQWFNTLQPNSIQSFEDFSAAFLHRFASSKRHQKNYLSLFVMKQQEAETLRDFVQRFNTAALEIPAATPDIMISAFTQGLRGGEFFKSLVKKPPSSYDDLLARAEKYVNLEDAQRYRRMENRPGGSRVEGAERGGKKRGAGERDEDRTKGRVQFSSHVPLNRSRDKVMEVRESGERGEKSQRVESNARPQPQGRQEGSSSRSELRSRPSSRRGRGPPWIHQRIEEPRREGRGQDAPREPVEPRRRADGDNHPTRGMIHMISGGATDGDSGRARKAHGRRLENFEISRSANLPQDPVISFGPDDLRGVVAPHNDALVVTATVANYDVARIFIDNGSSVNILFKSTMDQMKVEGFEFQPISTPLYGFAGHAIPPLGQIVLPLSLGHEPRRVTKMTTFTVVDTPSAYNGILGRPALKDFRAVASTYHQKLKFPVGREVGVLCGDQKVARRCYEGIVKEEGKRARVEVNIIRRGRSGLPVVRREVHEVMDEKPEIVTLGPDQKTLRIAPDLDPEVREKLITCLQANLNRFTWSAQELTGTSPEVAEHRLNILPNSRPVKQKKRHIGPEKDIVIKKEVGELLSAGHIREVQFPTWLSNVVLVPKSSGKWRMCVDFRDLNKACPKDCYPLPRIDQLVDSTPGHQYLCMLDAYQGYHQIPLAVEDQDKLSFITSEGTFCYVVMPFGLKNAGATYQRLMDKVFSKQVGRNVEVYVDDIMVKSKDSTLLIPDLVETFSTLGSYGLKLNPQKCIFGVKSGKFLGYMVTERGIEANPEKVQAIKGMVSPRGPKDVQQLTGRIAALARFISWSAHRSLPFFRTLRKAKKFEWGPDCEKAFTELKEYLAELPVLAKPAMGEPLWVYLSATEGAVSSVLVKLDGSVQQPVYYVSHALKGAEIQYSGLEKLALALVMTARRLRPYFLSHPIVVLTNSPLGRILTHSDMSGRLIKWTTELGEYDIQYEPRTSIKAQALADFLAVTVHLENEDPWKVYVDGSSSKEGSGVGVVLISPAGEEVKLAVRLDFRASNNEAEYEAVLAGLRAAKNVGATRVLIFSDSQLVAQQMKGMYDVKDEKLIEYAQEVDRVREKFTEITFEQIPRKENEKTDTLAKMAGTMGSWKTRDVVFQIELTPQTSSPAVEQEEEDWRTAITDYLKEGKLPDDPREARKMKMKCSRYVMVGDVLFRTSFAGPLLRCLSYTEADYVLREVHEGCCGNHLGAYALARKVLLAGYSWPSVLHDAQELVMSCDSCQRHARLHHRPAAAMKAVIAACPFDQWGIDIVGPFPIAPAQKKFLLVAVDYFSKWEEAEPLARITENDVLKFLWKSIVCRYGVPRRLISDNGRQFQGAKIQAWCREMKIQQVFTSVAYPQSNGQVEVINRTLVQGLKVRLGKAKGNWVDELPSVLWAYRTTPREGTKETPFSLVYDNEAVLPAEIELESARVVFYDEDNDARRATDLDLLEGKRESASIQLEAYKNRIAQSYNRRVIQRNFQVGDLVLRKVQEEQRGKLDPKWEGPFKVIEKLSSGAYYLENMQGKALKRPWNAYQLGKYYS encoded by the exons atggtaggCAGGAGAGGAAGCAGAAGAGTTAACTCAGCGTCATCGCGTCCTCAGAGGGGACCCGAACCGTCTCATGTTGAGGCGAGGCAggaacaacctcgtcaagagacaAGAACTGAGCAGCCCCGTCACGAGACGAGGGTTGAGCAAACCCGTCCTAATGAGAACGTGGGAAACTTGACCTTGGAACAGTTGGGCCAATTCATCGCCCGTACAGTAGATGAGGCCATGAGGAGGAACCAAGAGTCTATGAGTGCTGGGGAACGGGCCCATCGTCAGGAGCATGAGGAAAATGTTGAAGTCCACCAGAGCAGG GTGGGAAGCAGGGCGCCGGTACCCAAGAGAGGAAGCCCTTTTTCACTAGCCATCTTGGAGGAAAGGCTCCCTCCGAATTTCCGACAATCAAACGTTGGAGAGTATGACGGACATACAGAccctgaggaacacttggggagATTTGAGAATGCGGCTCTGTTGCACCAATATTCGGACGGAGTCAGGTGCAGGGTGTTTCTGGGCACGTTGGTGAGGTCAGCCCAGCAATGGTTTAATACCCTGCAGCCCAACTCCATACAGTCGTTCGAGGATTTCTCTGCAGCCTTCTTGCACCGATTTGCCAGCAGCAAGAGGCATCAAAAGAACTATTTGAGTCTATTTGTGATGAAACAACAAGAGGCTGAAACATTGCGGGACTTTGTCCAGCGCTTCAACACTGCAGCACTAGAAATACCAGCGGCTACCCCGGACATCATGATAAGCGCCTTTACCCAAGGGCTGAGGGGGGGAGAATTCTTCAAATCGCTGGTCAAGAAGCCTCCGTCGAGCTATGATGACTTGTTAGCTCGGGCGGAGAAATATGTAAACTTGGAGGATGCTCAACGATACAGGAGGATGGAAAACCGGCCCGGAGGAAGTAGGGTGGAGGGAGCCGAGAGAGGTGGAAAGAAGAGGGGTGCAGGGGAAAGAGATGAGGACAGAACCAAAGGTAGAGTACAATTCTCATCACATGTTCCTCTGAATAGGAGTCGGGATAAGGTGATGGAGGTGAGGGAGTCAGGGGAGAGGGGGGAGAAGTCGCAGAGGGTTGAGAGCAATGCTCGACCTCAGCCGCAGGGTAGACAAGAAGGATCCTCGTCCAGGAGTGAACTGAGATCTCGCCCATCTTCTAGGCGGGGTCGAGGCCCTCCATGGATACATCAGAGGATCGAAGAGCCGAGAAGAGAAGGGCGGGGTCAGGATGCTCCTCGGGAACCTGTCGAACCGAGGAGGAGAGCAGATGGAGATAACCATCCCACAAGAGGgatgattcatatgatctcggggggtGCTACTGATGGGGATTCCGGGCGAGCGCGGAAGGCGCATGGGAGGAGGTTggagaattttgaaatatcgAGGAGTGCGAACTTACCCCAGGATCCTGTCATCAGTTTTGGACCGGATGACCTCCGAGGCGTTGTGGCTCCTcataacgatgccttggtggtGACAGCCACCGTTGCCAATTACGATGTGGCACGAATTtttattgataatggaagctcTGTTAATATCCTGTTCAAGAGCACCATGGATCAGATGAAGGTGGAGGGATTTGAGTTCCAGCCGATCTCCACTCCTCTATATGGATTTGCAGGACATGCCATCCCGCCGCTCGGTCAAATTGTCCTTCCTCTATCTTTGGGACATGAGCCTCGGCGGGTAACGAAGATGACAACCTTTACTGTGGTGGACACCCCATCCGCTTACAATGGAATTCTGGGGCGACCAGCCCTCAAGGATTTCAGAGCTGTAGCGTCCACCTATCATCAGAAGTTGAAGTTTCCTGTGGGGAGGGAGGTTGGAGTCTTATGTGGGGACCAGAAAGTCGCTCGTCGATGTTATGAGGGGATAGTGAAAGAAGAGGGGAAGAGGGCACGTGTGGAGGTCAATATAATTAGAAGGGGACGAAGCGGGTTGCCCGTGGTGAGGAGGGAGGTTCATGAGGTGATGGATGAGAAGCCGGAGATCGTGACATTGGGGCCTGACCAGAAAACTCTAAGAATAGCCCCTGACCTTGACCCAGAGGTAAGGGAAAAACTTATTACTTGTTTACAAGCTAATCTCAACAGGTTCACTTGGTCTGCCCAAGAGCTCACAGGGACGAGTCCAGAGGTAGCAGAACATCGGTTAAACATCTTACCGAATTCTCGTCCCGTGAAACAGAAGAAAAGACACATCGGGCCCGAGAAAGATATAGTTATAAAAAAGGAGGTGGGAGAGTTGCTCAGTGCCGGACACATTCGAGAGGTACAATTTCCTACTTGGCTCTCGAATGTCGTTCTTGTTCCAAAAAGTTCAGGAAAATGGAGGATGTGTGTGGACTTCAGAGATCTCAACAAGGCATGTCCTAAAGATTGTTATCCCTTGCCGCGGATAGATCAGTTGGTGGATTCCACACCTGGACATCAGTATTTGTGCATGCTGGACGCTTATCAGGGGTATCATCAAATCCCCTTGGCAGTGGAGGATCAAGATAAATTAAGTTTCATCACCTCGGAAGGAACTTTCTGTTACGTGGTCATGCCCTTCGGACTCAAAAATGCCGGAGCCACGTATCAGCGGTTGATGGATAAAGTCTTTTCTAAGCAGGTGGGGAGGAATGTGGAAGTgtatgtggatgacatcatGGTAAAGTCTAAGGATTCGACCCTGCTCATACCTGACCTAGTGGAGACATTTTCCACCCTCGGGTCCTATGGGCTGAAGCTGAACCCTCAAAAGTGTATATTTGGGGTGAAGAGTGGGAAGTTTCTGGGATATATGGTGACAGAGAGGGGGATTGAGGCTAACCCCGAGAAAGTTCAAGCCATCAAGGGTATGGTCTCCCCTCGGGGGCCCAAAGATGTTCAGCAGTTGACAGGGAGGATCGCTGCGCTGGCACGTTTTATCTCTTGGTCCGCCCACAGGAGCTTACCTTTCTTCCGGACCTTGCGAAaagcaaaaaaatttgaatggggGCCGGATTGTGAGAAGGCTTTCACAGAATTGAAGGAGTACCTGGCCGAGCTTCCCGTCCTGGCCAAACCGGCAATGGGTGAGCCTTTATGGGTATATTTATCTGCCACTGAAGGGGCTGTGAGTTCAGTCCTTGTTAAGCTGGATGGATCAGTTCAGCAGCCGGTATACTATGTTTCGCATGCGCTCAAAGGGGCAGAGATCCAATACTCCGGGTTGGAAAAATTGGCTTTGGCTTTGGTAATGACAGCCAGACGCTTGAGGCCTTACTTCTTATCTCATCCGATTGTGGTGCTCACGAACAGCCCATTGGGTAGAATTCTAACTCATTCGGATATGTCTGGCCGCTTGATCAAGTGGACCACAGAGCTAGGGGAGTATGACATCCAGTATGAGCCAAGAACATCTATCAAAGCACAAGCCTTAGCTGATTTTCTAGCTGTGACTGTGCATCTTGAAAATGAGGACCCTTGGAAAGTATATGTTGATGGTTCATCTTCTAAAGAGGGGAGCGGGGTAGGAGTGGTactgatttcaccagctggGGAGGAAGTGAAGTTGGCAGTTAGGTTGGACTTTCGAGCATCCAACAATGAGGCAGAATATGAGGCCGTGTTGGCGGGACTGCGAGCAGCCAAAAATGTAGGAGCTACCCGGGTACTTATTTTTTCTGACTCACAGTTGGTAGCGCAGCAGATGAAGGGAATGTATgatgtgaaagatgagaaaCTTATTGAGTATGCTCAAGAAGTGGACAGAGTCAGAGAAAAATTCACGGAGATTACATTTGAACAGATTCccaggaaagaaaatgagaagaCAGACACTCTAGCCAAAATGGCTGGGACAATGGGGAGTTGGAAGACTAGAGATGTGGTATTTCAAATCGAACTCACACCTCAAACGAGTTCACCCGCAGTTGAACAGGAGGAGGAGGATTGGAGAACCGCAATAACTGATTATTTGAAAGAGGGAAAGCTTCCCGATGACCCTCGCGAAGCTCGTAAGATGAAGATGAAATGTTCACGTTATGTGATGGTCGGAGATGTGTTGTTTAGAACATCTTTTGCAGGGCCGCTTCTTCGATGTTTGAGTTATACCGAGGCTGATTATGTGCTCCGAGAGGTTCACGAGGGATGTTGTGGAAATCATTTAGGGGCTTATGCGTTGGCAAGAAAGGTGCTGCTCGCAGGTTATTCTTGGCCCTCCGTGTTGCATGATGCTCAAGAGTTAGTGATGTCTTGTGATAGTTGTCAACGTCATGCCCGGTTGCATCACCGACCGGCCGCGGCGATGAAGGCTGTCATAGCTGCCTGTCCTTTTGACCAGTGGGGAATAGATATTGTGGGGCCTTTTCCTATAGCTCCTGCTCAGAAGAAGTTCCTATTGGTAGCAGTTGACTATTTTTCAAAATGGGAGGAGGCAGAACCGTTGGCTAGAATCACTGAAAATGACGTCCTGAAATTCTTGTGGAAGAGTATAGTATGCAGATATGGTGTACCTAGGAGATTGATATCCGACAATGGGAGACAGTTCCAAGGGGCCAAGATCCAAGCTTGGTGTAGAGAGATGAAGATCCAACAAGTCTTTACCTCTGTAGCTTACCCGCAGAGTAATGGTCAGGTGGAGGTGATTAATCGGACACTGGTGCAGGGTCTAAAGGTGCGACTTGGCAAAGCTAAGGGCAATTGGGTAGATGAGCTACCAAGTGTCTTATGGGCATACCGAACCACTCCGAGAGAAGGAACCAAAGAAACTCCTTTCAGTTTGGTCTACGATAATGAAGCAGTGCTCCCGGCTGAGATCGAGTTGGAGTCGGCGAGGGTAGTGTTTTATGACGAGGACAATGACGCGAGACGCGCTACTGACCTTGATCTTTTGGAAGGAAAGAGAGAGTCTGCCAGCATTCAATTGGAAGCTTATAAGAACCGCATTGCACAGTCTTATAATCGAAGAGTCATTCAAAGAAACTTCCAAGTGGGTGACTTGGTCTTGAGGAAGGTGCAAGAAGAGCAGAGAGGAAAGTTGGACCCAAAGTGGGAAGGCCCCTTCAAAGTTATCGAAAAGCTGAGTTCGGGAGCCTATTACTTGGAGAATATGCAAGGCAAAGCTTTGAAGAGGCCTTGGAATGCTTATCAACTCGGAAAATATTATTCTTGA